The following are encoded in a window of Ochotona princeps isolate mOchPri1 unplaced genomic scaffold, mOchPri1.hap1 HAP1_SCAFFOLD_121, whole genome shotgun sequence genomic DNA:
- the LOC101524542 gene encoding cytochrome c1, heme protein, mitochondrial — protein MAAAAASLRAAVLGPRGAGLPGARARGLLCGARPGQLPLRTPQAAFLSSKPGASRGRKVMLSALGVLAAGGAGLAVALHTAVSASDLELHPPSFPWSHRGLLSSLDHTSIRRGFQVYKQVCSSCHSMDYVAYRHLVGVCYTEEEAKALAEEVEVQDGPNEDGEMFMRPGKLSDYFPKPYPNPEAARAANNGALPPDLSYIVRARHGGEDYVFSLLTGYCEPPTGVSLREGLYFNPYFPGQAIGMAPPIYNEVLEFDDGTPATMSQVAKDVCTFLRWASEPEHDHRKRMGLKMLLMMGLLLPLLYAMKRHKWSVLKSRKLAYRPPK, from the exons ATGGCGGCAGCGGCGGCCTCGCTTCGGGCAGCAGTGCTGGGTCCGCGGGGCGCGGGGCTGCCGGGTGCGCGAGCCCGGGGCCTGCTGTGCGGCGCGCGGCCCGGGCAGCTGCCGCTGCGGACGCCTCAG GCAGCGTTCCTGTCGTCCAAGCCTGGCGCGTCCCGCGGCCGGAAGGTGATGCTGTCAGCGTTGGGCGTGCTGGCGGCGGGGGGCGCGGGGCTGGCCGTGGCGCTGCACACCGCCGTGAGTGCCAGTGACCTGGAGCTGCATCCGCCCAGCTTCCCGTGGTCTCACCGTGGCCTGCTGTCGTCCCTGGACCACACCAG CATCCGGAGGGGCTTCCAGGTGTACAAGCAGGTGTGCTCGTCCTGCCACAGCATGGACTACGTGGCCTACCGCCACCTGGTGGGCGTGTGCTACACGGAGGAGGAGGCCAAGGCCCTGGCCGAGGAG GTGGAAGTCCAGGACGGCCCCAACGAGGACGGGGAGATGTTCATGCGGCCAGGGAAGCTGTCGGACTACTTCCCCAAGCCGTACCCCAACCCCGAGGCTGCCAGAGCTGCCAACAACGGCGCCTTGCCCCCCGACCTGAGCTACATCGTACGGGCCAG GCATGGGGGTGAGGATTATGTCTTCTCCTTACTCACGGGCTACTGTGAGCCGCCCACGGGCGTGTCCCTGCGCGAAGGCCTCTACTTCAACCCCTACTTCCCCGGCCAGGCCATCGGCATGGCCCCACCCATCTACAATGAAGTGTTGGAGTTCGATGACG GCACCCCGGCCACCATGTCCCAGGTGGCCAAGGACGTGTGCACCTTCCTGCGCTGGGCATCGGAGCCGGAGCATGACCACCGCAAGCGCATGGGGCTCAAG ATGCTGCTGATGAtgggcctgctgctgcccctgctgtaCGCCATGAAGAGGCACAAGTGGTCAGTGCTCAAGAGTCGGAAGCTGGCCTACCGGCCGCCCAAGTGA
- the SHARPIN gene encoding sharpin: protein MAPPAGGAAGAGAAAGSSSAAVLLAVHAAVLPLDAGAGAEAQLRRLQLSADPERPGRLRLEVLGAGPGAVGWQWPLESVSYAVRGPSQHELQPPPGGPGALRLQFLSSQEAQRWAALVQGASLDGQDGSGSPPPAPPSPPGASTPRAPQHEVDLPWSPGGQVENEELVGRLARAIEAGDEEGAAQAAATLARHHAALSVQLQAACFPPGSLRLQVTVEDAASAASVASSAHISLQVHPRSTIAALREQVFSEFGFPPAVQRWVIGRCLCVPERSLASYGIRHDGDPAFLYLLSAPGEAPGFSPQCPLKTEGELGHLCAQPPGLLGAQPASSSLPSPLQPGWPCPSCTFINALSRPGCEMCSAQRPCAWDPLLPASA, encoded by the exons ATGGCGCCGCCGGCCGGAGGGGCTGCAGGGGCCGGGGCGGCCGCAGGGTCCAGCTCGGCCGCCGTGCTGCTGGCCGTGCATGCCGCCGTGCTGCCGCTCGACGCCGGCGCCGGGGCCGAGGCGCAGCTGCGGCGGCTGCAGCTGAGCGCCGACCCGGAGCGGCCCGGGCGCCTGCGGCTGGAGGTGCTGGGCGCGGGGCCGGGCGCG GTCGGCTGGCAGTGGCCCTTGGAGTCCGTGTCCTACGCCGTGCGGGGCCCCAGCCAGCACGAGCTGCAGCCTCCCCCGGGCGGCCCCGGCGCGCTCCGGCTGCAGTTCCTGAGCTCACAGGAGGCGCAGCGCTGGGCGGCCCTGGTCCAGGGGGCCTCGCTGGACGGACAGGACG GCAGTggcagcccacccccagccccacccagtccCCCTGGTGCCTCCACACCCAGAGCCCCCCAGCACGAGGTGGATCTGCCCTGGAGCCCCGGCGGCCAGGTGGAGAATG AGGAGCTGGTGGGACGCCTGGCCCGGGCCATCGAAGCTGGGGACGAGGAGGGGGCGGCCCAGGCAGCAGCCACGCTAGCTCGGCATCACGCAGCCCTCAGCGTGCAGCTGCAGGCAGCCTGCTTTCCCCCAGGGTCCCTCAG GCTGCAGGTCACGGTCGAGGATGCTGCGTCCGCCGCATCCGTGGCGTCGTCGGCCCACATCTCACTGCAGGTCCACCCGCGCAGCACCATCGCCGCCCTGCGGGAGCAA GTGTTCTCCGAGTTTGGCTTCCCGCCTGCCGTACAGCGCTGGGTCATCGGGCGGTGCCTATGTGTCCCTGAACGCAGCCTGGCCTCCTACGGGATCCGGCACGACGGAGACCCTGCCTTCCTCTACCTGCTCTCAGCCCCCGGAGAGGCGCCAG GGTTCAGCCCTCAGTGTCCCCTGAAGACAGAGGGGGAGCTGGGGCACCTGTGTGCCCAGCCTCCGGGGCTGCTGGGGGCTCAGCCGGCCAGctccagcctccccagccccttGCAG CCCGGCTGGCCCTGTCCTTCCTGCACCTTCATCAACGCCCTGAGCCGCCCAGGCTGTGAGATGTGCAGCGCCCAGAGACCCTGTGCATGGGAccccctgctcccagcttccgCCTAG
- the MAF1 gene encoding repressor of RNA polymerase III transcription MAF1 homolog, protein MKLLENSSFEAINSQLTVETGDAHIIGRIESYSCKMAGDDKHMFKQFCQEGQPHVLEALSPPQTSGLSPSRLGRSQGGEDEGPLSDTCSRKTLFYLIATLNESFRPDYDFSTARSHEFSREPSLSWVVNAVNCSLFSAVRDDFRALRPQLWDAVDDEICLAECDIYSYNPDLDSDPFGEDGSLWSFNYFFYNKRLKRIVFFSCRSISGSTYTPSEAGQELDMELGEEEMETEQGGEAGAEEASAREDRVPVVCM, encoded by the exons ATGAAGCTGTTGGAGAACTCGAGCTTTGAGGCCATCAACTCGCAGCTGACGGTGGAGACGGGAGATGCGCACATCATTGGCAG GATCGAGAGCTACTCGTGTAAGATGGCAGGCGACGACAAGCACATGTTCAAGCAGTTCTGCCAGGAAGGTCAGCCCCACGTGCTGGAGGCATTGTCCCCGCCGCAGACCTCGGGCCTGAGCCCCAGCCG TCTGGGCAGGAGTCAGGGCGGCGAGGACGAGGGCCCGCTCAGCGACACGTGCAGCCGTAAGACCCTCTTCTACCTGATCGCCACGCTCAACGAGTCCTTCCGGCCCGACTACGACTTCAGCACGGCCCGCAGCCACGAGTTCAGCAGGGAGCCCAGCCTGAGCTGG GTGGTGAACGCTGTCAACTGCAGCCTCTTCTCTGCCGTGCGAGACGACTTCCGGGCCCTCAGGCCGCAGCTGTGGGATGCTGTGGACGACGAGATCTGTCTGGCTGAGTGCGACATCTACAG CTATAACCCTGACCTGGACTCAGACCCCTTCGGGGAAGACGGCAGCCTGTGGTCCTTCAACTACTTCTTTTACAACAAGCGGCTGAAGCGCATTGTCTTCTTCAGCTGCCGCTCCATCAG CGGCTCCACCTACACCCCATCAGAGGCGGGCCAGGAGCTGGACATGgagctgggggaagaggagatggagacagagcagGGCGGCGAGGCAGGGGCTGAGGAGGCGAGCGCCAGGGAGGACAG AGTCCCTGTGGTTTGTATGTGA
- the WDR97 gene encoding WD repeat-containing protein 97 produces the protein MEGAAPDPARDSQLAEEDLYDAEACDVPDPGLLSEEDELRLSGPPPATHSLAGSRRWRSLSVHARARQLWLLLRAGLHDLVEKEKRAELRVARLTHGLEPLRRLEVPAGLRSVALDLAAGRFVVLDGEGYLHLHRKDGWAQGKLLVPVALTGLAAVLGPLGAVGRFVGWGPAGLAILRADLSLLWASEPGVGKPLGCEITCCLPVPDLGLLLVVEEAGRLALWRFRSGGRRLVPWGLPLQLPASLEGTLKRLALWPVPPHGIPRCLVACGSAVLTLDLQNWALVDVRRDLHKTTVSDLAYCEEAEALVTASRDTTVKVWEADWQIRMVFVGHTGPVTAMAVLPGTTHVVSASQDGTLRTWDLQAAAQVGQVSLCYWCQDALSARVSRLLAPAGPGWPMLSLSTSGLGLWSLRELHSPLAQLPAPVLHLQVAPTLPMPMHPSLPPRLVCACADGSVYLLSAATGRLVSALLLEPEDCVAAVAYCLPREALWLLTQTGHLVHANAASCPMRVLYRLPPPPPSEPQPCCLHLYSHLTDAATAFASWELVRQHRGELHHSVAAQTRKSKNRFLPVLGHTDGFLSVLDALTSQTVFHTEAHSPGPVMAIASTWSSIVSSGGDLTVKMWRVFPYAEDSLSLLRTFSCSQPAPWLCALGKRITVGFEDPGSATYGLVQFGLGKSPRWDHRPQDDPSDHITGLSCCPALKLYACSSLDCTVRIWTANNRLLRLLQLSGAPQALAFCSNSGDLVLALGSRLCLVTHKLYLPTSYLVKGLCQKAPDVMHDAPLPLTPKELPPAAQLQRLVTLRGAASLSAALPLAHHQTTEPQELVLTEDLDALAARNRDLQQLGLGLVVPEAPPQLSWRQRQEAFSQYLCTIGSAGLLVADPESGRESQQWSSLEQDPGDPLKLLGARGQRVVPRAQVPQGMDTQVKRFARPPRVALPLRPSHQQVHSKASQLLARSSLSYELGLGMDTVLSSDQLHWEMATVRGRSSLSYLQHRIPLLLKRRPREPLSKLRGFFPATIHKGRLPPISFPGCVPNSVLLQQLWLPAEVGHLGSLAQLRSRARRRRKARGKKQGCRVGSATPRASWVPPCSSRVRATTSGCGAPGGPAPTGRGSGCSGCGGRRCPRTRRRSGGRVGGHSARTWSRRLPCPPPRPLQSTVNLRLQRPKAAKTKGRAKPRHLRAGWQEPYTHLPRFLHFFVSQNWFKKLFPTFTLQAYPESHTVEGLALLLLCQLTESSWADRTLILHALLRLLPDLGGDVHRRLQDLVLQLLNLEEPPNFQDPVQKQFVLLALQSLLACSLESHDVVLELMSYVLYSPESCWPELKRLMDGLGLQDPQGFLFKEMLTWAQGAQLTSKATLRKVCYQKLEGMVQQLQQTRATRPATRSRLCLLALPPKEVPAAKTKTPRAPAQSVLEPPLQAEEPSAGLQLTLAPSRSLGTKRTLSDTLQSFCGTSGARPYLLGPASATPLPLPPLERTQWSRTQVLDLGCVDALNYFCEQQRANQLILLWEEAQRRRSPAPNAVGRQPRDLRLCPILRLQEVRAPSPQKMLRGKCGRGWGLPAASTHPAGRALDSSLRALKLPLPRVELQPFPAGWPQPARPRCPLPLRPLLQRYFVPEHADPDSWR, from the exons ATGGAGGGGGCAGCGCCGGACCCCGCACGGGACAGCCAGCTTGCGGAGGAGGACCTGTACGACGCGGAGGCCTGCGATGTGCCAGACCCTGGGCTGCTCTCCGAGGAGGACG AGCTGCGCCTCTCGGGACCCCCGCCCGCCACGCACTCCTTGGCCGGCAGCCGGAGGTGGCGCAGCCTCTCGGTGCACGCCCGTGCCCGCCAGCTGTGGCTCCTCCTGCGCGCAGGCCTCCATGACCTCGTGGAAAAG GAGAAGCGAGCAGAGCTGCGGGTTGCGCGCCTGACACACGGCCTGGAGCCCCTGCGCCGCCTGGAGGTCCCTGCTGGGCTCCGCTCCGTGGCACTAGACCTGGCGGCCGGACGCTTCGTGGTGCTGGACGGTGAGGGCTACCTGCACCTGCACCGAAAGGATGGCTGGGCGCAGGGCAAGCTGCTGGTCCCCGTGGCCCTGACGGggctggctgctgtgctgggcccgcTGGGTGCCGTAGGCCGCTTTGTGGGCTGGGGCCCCGCAGGACTGGCCATCTTGCGGGCTGACCTCAGCCTGCTGTGGGCCAGTGAGCCTGGGGTAGGCAAGCCACTGGGCTGTGAGATCACCTGTTGCTTGCCGGTGCCTGACCTGGGGCTGCTGCTCGTGGTGGAGGAGGCTGGCCGCCTGGCGTTGTGGCGATTCCGCTCGGGGGGTCGCCGTCTGGTGCCGTGGGGGTTGCCCCTGCAGCTGCCGGCCAGCCTAGAGGGGACACTGAAGCGCCTAGCTCTGTGGCCGGTGCCCCCTCACGGCATCCCACGCTGCCTGGTGGCCTGTGGCTCtgcagtcctcaccttggacCTGCAGAACTGGGCTCTTGTGGATGTGCGCCGGGATCTGCACAAAAC CACTGTATCGGACCTGGCGTACTGCGAGGAGGCAGAGGCCTTGGTGACTGCATCCCGCGACACCACGGTGAAGGTGTGGGAGGCCGACTGGCAGATCCGGATGGTGTTTGTGGGCCACACAG GCCCGGTCACAGCGATGGCTGTGCTCCCCGGCACCACGCATGTGGTGTCAGCCTCGCAGGATGGAACGCTGCGCACCTGGGACCTGCAGGCGGCGGCACAAGTGGGCCAGGTGTCGCTGTGCTACTGGTGCCAGGACGCACTGTCGGCTCGCGTGAGCCGCTTGCTGGCCCCTGCTGGCCCGGGCTGGCCAATGCTCTCACTGAGCACCAGTGGCTTGGGGCTCTGGTCCCTGCGTGAGCTCCACTCACCGCTGGCACAGCTGCCGGCGCCCGTGCTGCACCTGCAGGTGGCACCCACGCTGCCCATGCCCATGCACCCATCACTGCCGCCGCGCCTGGTGTGCGCCTGCGCTGATGGCTCCGTGTACCTGCTGTCGGCTGCGACAGGGCGCCTGGTGAGTGCATTGTTGCTGGAGCCCGAGGACTGCGTGGCAGCAGTGGCTTACTGCCTGCCGCGGGAGGCGCTATGGCTGCTGACGCAAACAGGGCACCTGGTGCACGCCAATGCGGCAAGCTGCCCCATGCGCGTGCTGTACCgcctgcccccaccaccaccctcagAGCCGCAGCCCTGCTGCCTGCACCTCTATAGCCACCTCACAGACGCCGCCACGGCCTTCGCCTCCTGGGAGCTCGTGCGCCAGCACAGGGGCGAGCTGCACCACAGCGTGGCGGCCCAGACCCGAAAGAGCAAGAACCG GTTTCTGCCTGTGCTGGGCCACACGGATGGGTTCTTGTCAGTCTTGGATGCACTCACGTCCCAGACGGTCTTCCACACTGAGGCGCACAGCCCAGGCCCGGTCATGGCCATTGCGTCCACCTGGAGCAGCATCGTGTCTTCCG GCGGAGACCTCACGGTGAAGATGTGGCGTGTCTTCCCCTACGCTGAGGACAGTCTGAGCCTGTTACGCACCTTCTCCTGCTCCCAGCCAGCCCCATGGCTCTGTGCACTGGGCAAGCGCATCACAGTGGGCTTTGAGGACCCCGGCAGTGCCACCTATGGCCTGGTGCAGTTTGGCCTAGGCAAGAGCCCACGCTGGGACCACCGGCCCCAGGACGACCCCTCAGATCACATCACCG GCCTGTCCTGCTGCCCTGCGCTCAAGCTGTACGCCTGCTCCAGCCTGGACTGCACAGTCCGCATCTGGACCGCCAACAACCGCCTGCTGCG GCTCCTGCAGCTGAGTGGGGCCCCTCAGGCCCTGGCCTTCTGCAGCAACAGTGGCGATCTGGTGCTGGCGCTGGGTTCGCGCCTCTGCCTGGTGACGCACAAGCTCTACCTGCCTACCTCCTACCTGGTCAAG ggactgtgtcAGAAGGCCCCCGATGTCATGCATGATGCCCCACTGCCGCTGACCCCCAAGGAGCTGCCGCCAGCAGCCCAGCTGCAGAGGCTGGTCACTCTGCGTGGGGCGGCCAGCCTCAG TGCGGCCCTGCCCTTGGCCCATCACCAGACGACAGAGCCTCAGGAGCTGGTGCTGACGGAG GATCTGGACGCCCTGGCGGCCCGGAACCGAGACcttcagcagctggggctggggctggtggtcccggaggccccgccccagctgtcctggcggcAGCGGCAGGAGGCCTTCAGCCAGTACCTCTGTACCATTGGCAGTGCGGGCCTGCTGGTGGCT GATCCTGAGTCTGGAAGGGAGtcccagcagtggagcagcctggagcaAGACCCTGGGGACCCCTTGAAGCTGCTCGGTGCTAGGGGGCAGAGAGTGGTGCCCAGGGCTCAGGTCCCACAGGGCATGGACACCCAGGTCAAGCGCTTCGCTCGCCCACCCCGTGTCGCCCTGCCCCTCCGGCCTTcccaccagcaggtgcacagcaagGCGTCCCAG CTTCTAGCCCGTTCCTCCCTGAGCtatgagctgggcctgggcatgGACACAGTGCTGTCCTCAGATCAGCTCCACTGGGAGATGGCCACAGTCCGGGGCCGGAGCTCGCTGTCCTACCTGCAGCACCGG ATCCCCCTGTTGCTGAAGCGACGGCCGAGGGAGCCCCTGTCCAAGCTCCGGGGCTTCTTTCCTGCCACCATACACAAG GGCCGCCTGCCACCCATCAGCTTCCCGGGCTGTGTGCCCAACTCGGTGCTgctgcaacagctgtggctgccGGCAGAGGTCGGCCACCTGGGGtccctggctcagctcaggtccCGTGCACGCAGGAGACGCAAGGCAAGGGGCAAGAagcaggggtgcagggtgggcTCTGCCACCCCCAGGGCCTCATGGGTGCCTCCCTGTAGCAGCCGCGTGAGAGCTACGACGAGTGGCTGCGGCGCACCCGGCGGTCCAGCACCAACTGGAAGAGGAAGTGGATGCAGTGGCTGCGGGGGAAGACGGTGTCcaaggacgaggaggagga GTGGTGGCAGGGTGGGCGGGCACAGCGCCAGGACGTGGAGCCGTCGGCTGCCCTGTCCACCGCCCCGCCCTCTCCAGAGCACCGTGAACCTGAGGCTGCAGCGCCCGAAGGCCGCCAAGACCAAGGGCCGCGCCAAGCCCCGCCACCTGCGCGCAGGCTGGCAGGAGCCCTACACGCACCTCCCCAGGTTCCTGCACTTCTTTGTCAGCCAGAACTGGTTCAAGAAGCTGTTCCCCACCTTCACCCTGCAG GCCTATCCTGAGAGCCACACAGTGGagggcctggccctgctgctgctgtgccagctGACCGAGTCCTCCTGGGCTGACCGCACGCTCATCCTGCACgccctgctgcggctgctgccggACCTGGGTGGTGACGTCCACCGGCGGCTGCAGGACCTCGTCCTGCAGCTGCTAAACCTGGAAGAGCCGCCTAACTTCCAG gACCCTGTCCAGAAGCAGTTTGTGCTGCTGGCCCTGCAGTCACTGCTGGCCTGCTCGCTGGAGAGCCATGACGTGGTGCTGGAGCTCATGTCCTATGTCCTCTACTCCCCGGAGTCCTGCTG GCCAGAACTCAAGAGGCTGATGGACGGGCTGGGCCTGCAGGACCCACAGGGCTTCCTGTTTAAGGAGATGCTGACCTGGGCCCAGGGGGCCCAGCTCACCTCCAAGGCCACACTGCGCAAAGTCTGCTACCAGAAGCTGGAGGGCATggtgcagcagctgcag CAGACAAGAGCCACGCGGCCAGCAACCAGGTCTCGGCTCTGTCTGCTTGCCCTTCCGCCCAAAGAGGTCCCAGCGGCAAAGACGAAGACCCCGAGGGCGCCGGCGCAGAGTGTCCTGGAGCCGCCCTTGCAGGCGGAGGAGCCGTCCGCTGGGCTGCAGCTGACACTGGCGCCATCCCGCTCCTTGGGGACCAAGCGCACGCTCTCGGATACGCTGCAGAGCTTCTGCGGGACGTCCGGGGCTAGACCGTACTTGCTCGGGCCCGCATCTGCCACGCCGCTGCCACTGCCGCCGCTGGAGAGGACGCAGTGGTCACGCACGCAAGTGCTGGACCTGGGCTGCGTCGACGCCCTCAACTACTTCTGTGAGCAGCAGCGGGCCAATCAGCTCATCCTGCTATGGGAAGAGGCGCAGCGCCGGCGCTCTCCCGCGCCCAACGCGGTGGGACGGCAGCCGCGCGACCTCAG GCTCTGCCCCATCCTGCGCCTCCAGGAGGTGCGGGCTCCGAGTCCCCAGAAGATGCTGCGGGGCAAGTGCGGGCGGGGCTGGGGCCTCCCGGCAGCATCCACCCACCCCGCAGGCCGCGCCCTGGACAGCTCCCTGCGGGCGCTCAAGCTGCCCTTGCCGCGCGTGGAGCTGCAGCCCTTCCCTGCGGGCTGGCCCCAGCCCGCACGCCCGCGCTGCCCACTGCCGCTGCGGCCACTCCTGCAGCGCTACTTCGTGCCAGAGCACGCAGACCCTGACAGCTGGCGCTGA